One segment of Candidatus Falkowbacteria bacterium DNA contains the following:
- a CDS encoding efflux RND transporter periplasmic adaptor subunit, giving the protein MFWQTILKRKKLIIFIVIVLAAGGYYFYTTQQAKKTSTSYTTAAVENGTISVTITGSGQVSELNKVDLKPMGSGALVQLNVKNGDLVKADQVIAVLDQRNNQNSLRQASASLSSAQANFNKVVAGATSYDIKASQDSLTQAQNSYQNVLTQLDNTTKSATETLNQAQKTLDDLQSFTNPISSSNKRDVVLNTIEDKISSAQSALDSENKILNDSDLKPTLSVKDSSSLNTMRQAYSDAVSYVSTAQSSLSTAKAYKSDVNIESSVNNSITLFNKTLRSLQACFLVMQATVPNNNVTQSQIDSYKNNASSQASGMSTAINSVQSASQSLKDAIVAAQNNLVLTRLSTSQQISSAKAQVDSSAIALQTAKNNLAKIKAPAVSSDIQSARSQVISAEAQVQNAQEAISNNIIKAPFEGQIAALTVQKGDQLSASTVIASLITQQKIAIVPLNETDVAKVRTGQQVILTFDALPDLTLTGKVGEIDILGTVAQGVVTYNVKIVFDTNNDAIKSGMSVNASIIIASKTDILMVPNSAMKSDNNGSYVQSLDAQGQPQRKDVEVGLANDTSTEITSGLSEGDQVVTQTVTSGTSAATTNSSSSSIRIPGLTGGAAAGGGFRGN; this is encoded by the coding sequence ATGTTTTGGCAAACTATCTTAAAAAGAAAAAAGTTAATTATTTTTATCGTTATTGTTTTAGCGGCTGGCGGTTATTATTTTTACACCACCCAACAAGCTAAAAAAACTTCAACTTCGTATACTACAGCTGCGGTTGAAAATGGAACTATTTCTGTGACTATAACTGGCTCAGGGCAGGTTTCAGAACTAAATAAAGTAGACCTTAAGCCAATGGGTTCTGGTGCTTTAGTTCAGCTTAATGTAAAAAATGGTGATTTAGTCAAAGCTGACCAAGTCATTGCAGTTTTAGATCAACGTAATAATCAGAATTCTTTGCGTCAAGCTAGTGCTTCTTTATCGAGTGCGCAGGCTAATTTCAATAAAGTTGTGGCTGGTGCGACCAGTTATGACATTAAGGCCAGTCAAGATAGTCTAACTCAAGCACAAAATTCCTATCAAAATGTTTTAACGCAGCTTGATAATACAACTAAGTCAGCTACTGAAACACTTAACCAAGCACAAAAGACTTTAGACGATCTTCAATCTTTTACTAATCCAATTAGCTCAAGTAATAAGCGCGACGTTGTTCTCAACACTATAGAAGATAAAATTTCTTCGGCTCAAAGTGCGCTAGATAGTGAAAATAAAATATTAAATGACAGTGATTTAAAACCAACGCTGAGTGTCAAAGATAGCTCGTCTTTGAACACAATGCGCCAAGCATATTCTGATGCGGTTTCTTATGTTAGTACTGCACAAAGTAGCTTGAGCACAGCTAAAGCATATAAGAGCGATGTAAATATTGAAAGCTCGGTAAATAATTCAATCACTCTATTTAATAAAACTCTACGTTCCCTGCAGGCTTGTTTTCTTGTTATGCAAGCGACTGTCCCTAATAATAACGTGACGCAGAGTCAGATTGATTCTTACAAAAATAATGCCAGCTCACAGGCCTCGGGTATGAGCACGGCTATTAATAGCGTACAAAGTGCTTCACAATCTTTGAAAGATGCTATTGTTGCGGCTCAGAATAACTTAGTTTTAACTCGTTTATCAACTAGTCAGCAAATTTCTTCAGCAAAAGCCCAGGTTGATTCATCAGCGATTGCTTTGCAAACCGCTAAAAATAATTTAGCAAAGATTAAGGCCCCGGCGGTTTCATCAGACATTCAATCAGCTCGTTCTCAGGTGATCAGTGCCGAAGCTCAAGTTCAGAATGCGCAAGAAGCTATAAGTAATAATATTATTAAAGCTCCGTTCGAAGGACAAATTGCTGCGCTGACAGTACAAAAAGGTGACCAACTCAGTGCCTCAACTGTAATTGCTTCTTTAATAACGCAGCAGAAAATAGCGATTGTGCCTTTGAATGAAACTGACGTCGCCAAAGTTAGAACTGGTCAGCAGGTTATTTTAACTTTTGATGCTTTACCAGATCTTACTTTAACAGGTAAAGTTGGTGAGATTGATATTTTAGGAACAGTTGCTCAAGGTGTTGTGACCTACAATGTTAAAATTGTTTTTGACACAAATAATGATGCTATTAAATCAGGTATGAGTGTTAATGCTTCAATTATTATTGCTTCCAAAACTGATATTTTAATGGTTCCTAATTCGGCCATGAAGAGTGATAACAATGGTAGTTATGTCCAATCGCTTGATGCTCAGGGACAGCCACAAAGAAAAGATGTTGAAGTTGGTTTGGCTAATGATACTAGTACGGAAATTACCAGTGGTCTTAGTGAAGGTGATCAGGTTGTTACACAAACTGTAACTAGCGGTACAAGCGCTGCAACAACAAACTCATCTTCTAGCAGCATAAGAATTCCTGGTTTAACTGGTGGAGCAGCAGCTGGCGGTGGTTTTAGAGGAAATTAA
- a CDS encoding RNA polymerase sigma factor, translated as MEQFNDEKLIILAKKGDEQAFSALVQRYLSLVYNFSFRYVKSSVEAEDITQEVFIKVWKNLKKFDESKNFSPWLYKITKNTSLDWLKKKTDKPFAALGEFFADNLSDNNELEKEIIKSGLQEELQQATESLSPISANIFSLYTKDQLTFLEIANKTKISINTVKSRYRRALDLIKRKIED; from the coding sequence ATGGAGCAATTTAATGATGAAAAGTTAATAATTTTAGCCAAAAAAGGCGATGAACAAGCTTTTTCTGCTTTGGTTCAGCGCTATTTAAGTTTGGTTTATAATTTTTCATTTCGTTATGTTAAGAGTTCTGTTGAAGCAGAAGATATTACCCAAGAAGTTTTCATAAAAGTTTGGAAGAATTTGAAAAAATTTGATGAATCTAAAAACTTTAGTCCTTGGCTTTATAAAATTACTAAAAACACCAGCTTAGATTGGCTCAAGAAAAAGACTGATAAACCATTTGCAGCTCTGGGAGAATTTTTTGCTGATAATTTAAGTGATAATAATGAATTAGAAAAAGAAATTATTAAAAGTGGTCTGCAAGAAGAATTGCAACAGGCGACTGAGTCTTTGTCGCCAATCTCAGCTAACATTTTTTCATTATATACCAAGGATCAACTAACCTTTTTAGAAATCGCCAACAAAACTAAGATTTCGATCAATACGGTCAAAAGTCGTTATCGTCGCGCCCTTGATTTAATCAAGAGAAAAATAGAGGACTAA